From Marinitoga sp. 38H-ov:
AAATTATCAATTATTAGAAATAAATAAAAAAATGCAAAGAATGTATGAAAATACATTAGATATAATCAACAATATGAATAAAATTACAAGAAGCATAAAAGATGATGAAAGTTTGATTATAAATGTTTTTAATACATTGGTAAAAATAATTCCTTTTGTAGAAAAAGCGTTATTAGTTGAAAAGAAAAATAAAAAAGTAAAAATAAAAGAAAAAATAGGATTTGGTTATTTAACTTTGAAGGAATTAAGTATAAAAGAAATAAAAAACAATATAATAGAGTTTATTGAACTTGATGGATATTTTGTTCAAACAAAATTTGAGGATAATATATATATATTATTAAAAATAGAAAAAGATGAAAATTATGAATTATTTAATGTTTATAATATTAATGAGAGTTTAGAAAAATTAATTCATTCTTTTTCTGAGTTAAAGGAAAATTTAAAAAGTTCAAAAGAATTTACAAAGAAAGTTATAAGAACATTTGTTAATTTAAGTGATTTAAACGGTGTATATAAGATGAAGCATTCAGAAAAAACAGCCTATTATGCAAATATAATAGGAAAGGAAATGGGTTTTTCAAAGGAAAAATTAGATAATTTATATTGTGCATCTTTAATGCATGATATTGGAAAAATAGGTATTCCGCCAAATATTTTAGTAAAAACAACAACTTTAACTCCAGAAGAATATGAAATTGTAAAAAGGCACACAATTATAGGTTATGATATAATTATGAAATATTTAGAAGATGAAAAATTAGCAAGGATTGTAAAATATCATCATGAGAGATATGATGGAAAAGGATATCCTGAAGGTTTAAAAGGAGAAGAAATACCTATAGAATCTAGAATAATATCAGTGGCAGATTCTTTTTCTGAAATGTTAGAAGAAAAATCCTATAGAAAGAATTTATCTCGAG
This genomic window contains:
- a CDS encoding HD-GYP domain-containing protein; translated protein: MHFELSQNVIDNIPKLISLLESISNETYNMDDFYNELLKTAISIIPEADYGSLILINNDSWNWLAAIGHDNNILKKMSFKIKNDDLIDGNVIIYNDVLEYRKKLMHKYVYETLKKATIPIKSTMAYHLKINDNLWIQFSLDIAKESQKTFSEDSKETLKLFGNLAKIFLKNKIEKDKIIELNKELKIKNYQLLEINKKMQRMYENTLDIINNMNKITRSIKDDESLIINVFNTLVKIIPFVEKALLVEKKNKKVKIKEKIGFGYLTLKELSIKEIKNNIIEFIELDGYFVQTKFEDNIYILLKIEKDENYELFNVYNINESLEKLIHSFSELKENLKSSKEFTKKVIRTFVNLSDLNGVYKMKHSEKTAYYANIIGKEMGFSKEKLDNLYCASLMHDIGKIGIPPNILVKTTTLTPEEYEIVKRHTIIGYDIIMKYLEDEKLARIVKYHHERYDGKGYPEGLKGEEIPIESRIISVADSFSEMLEEKSYRKNLSREKAINVLKDNKGTQFDPMIVEIFVKFLGENQ